DNA sequence from the Syngnathus acus chromosome 5, fSynAcu1.2, whole genome shotgun sequence genome:
CAGATCAAGAGTACAGGACATAGGGGGAAGGGAATGCTACAGAGCAATGCTGGTTGATTAGATTTCATAAGACAAATATAGACACAGGCCATTCCCAACACAACGCCAGACCTCTGTGGTAGAAGGCTTGCAGGATcggatggaagaaaaaaagaaatgctaatGAAAAGGTCAGTTACATTTGTTACAAGGACAGAAATGGAATAGGATAgttatttttgtacaaatgCTCCAGAGGAAACCCAACACTTATATTTATTCAGAAACAGTGATAAGTAAATTCTCTATTAAGTctctttcaaatgaaaatactGTGTAAGATATGAGAGTTTGCAGCAGAGCTGATCAATATCGTGCCACACCCAGTTACCACTGAGCATGCTCAGAATGATGTCAACTTTATAATGGAATGATAGCCCAATTAAAATGTCTATAGAGCACACAGCCACCACTTCAGAGGACGGTAAAGCCACAACTCAGATCAACCCATTAACCCCAGCAAAAAGTCGAAATGATCGATAATATCCGGAATACATGCGCTTGTGAGGTCTCACTTTAAAAGTAGTGTTCAGTACATCCCAAATGAAAATGCTCTTCACGTTCATTTGTGATAAGAATCACAAAACGTGGTGTGGATTCAACTTTATCTGTTCTAATCGGCAGGCATTTTTCTCTAAACAGTGATATTATATTCCTAAGTGATCCGTGTTCATTCCCTCTGGTGTGTTTGACTGGTGCGGCTTACTGGATGTAAAGCATAAAAGCTATTGAATAACTGCAGAGTCATGGCGGTGCCACAGACGCCCAAGACGTCAATTAAGTATTGAATTCCTGTAAAAGGAGAGGCAgtggaaaaagagagagagagcgagggagataagtggaaaaatgaaagaaacagGACTGAACTCAGATTGTCTCATTAAGACATCAGCAtgatatttgaaaaatgtaaaatgcatTACAAGCATGTGTGGAATATGGATGAAGGAATTAAAATGGGCTGTGCCCACCCGCCTGAGACAGGAAAGGATGGTCGTGAGGAGACATCTTGAGAAATTGAAGCAGTAATGTGATGTCCTCTTGTTAAAAAGGGTGGAGCTGTCCAGACAAAGTGGTGCTGGAAGGACACAGCGGCAGACTCTCTCTCTGTGCGGAAGGGAGTGGCCTGGGCCGACATGCCGGGGAGTGATGGAAAAAGGATGGGAGGGGGTGAGGAATTACGAGCCGCTGTGCGAGTATATAAACCTCCAGCACTGGTTTGAGGACAGTCTCCAAGCCTCACCACTCTTCGTTCTCGCAAGCGATCAGACCAAGACACCAAGCATGAGCCATTCTTCCATGCAATCCTCCACTTCTTACAGGCGCACCTTCGGGAGCCCACACCCTATCCCCATGTCTTCTTACTCCAGCGTGTCCTCTCGTCCTTCCGTCGGCGGGGGACGCTACATGCGCTCCGTGTCACCCATGGTGTCCTCCCGCTCCACCACCTACCACCAACAGCGTTCCCGATCCAGTGTCCAGCCCCAACGCCTCACCTTTGACAAGGTGGATTTTACCATGGCCGAGGCCATCAACCAGGAGTTCCTCACCACCCGCAGCAACGAGAAGGCCGAGCTGCAGGAGCTCAACGACCGCTTCGCCAGCTTCATCGAGAAGGTGCGCTACCTGGAGCAGCAGAATGGTGCACTGCAGCAGGAGCTGACCCAATACAAAGGTCAGCACCAACAAGGCCAAGCCAACCGGGCCACCGAGATCTTCCAAGACGAGCTGAGGGAGATGCGGCGCCAGATGGACGCCATCGGCAAGGAGAGGGACCAGTACCAACTGGAGAGGGACAACCTGGCTGAGGACCTGGGCCTCCTAAAGCAGAGGTTAGTACCGACTTAGGACACCCAGAATTTCGGTAGATAGCTCACTCAAGAGATAAATAGGGCGTGGTCCATCAACAGACTGCTGCGTCATGCTACAGGTCATGACTGTGCATCAGCTTATTAAAACGCAAAGGAACAAGATGTAGTTGGTGCTCAAGTATTTTCGGAGCTATATTAATAATTTAAACACTAAAGGACCCCAAGTTTGACTTCCTCAATCAATATCAACACACCACACCATGTATGTGAATTTTCAATGACATGCATCGCGCTTGCATAGCTGAGAGGAGAGTGACCAGACAAAGGGTGGGGTCAGTAGAGGAGCAGGAAGGAAATGGATGatacagggaaaaaaaaaaatcaatgtgacTCAGTGACTCCATTAGTTGAGTTTTCACCGTCCCTTTGCGCTGATTAAATGGTGCCGGAGACCCCATTAGAAGAAAAGGCCCCCTATAACCCAACATGAATTAAAGATGAGGGAACCATGTGACACTTTCCTGCTAATCTACTTAATGTTCAGCCTCGGCATGATTCTACCCAGACAAGAGGGCTGAAGCAACGATCATCAATCAAATGGAGAGAAAATCCAGGGCtgagcaaactttttttttcaatttaggTGATGTACAGTACCAAAAAGTGACTCATCACAACATTTAGgattgtaaatatttatgaCAACTTTACATTAGAATCCACATGGTTGTCATTTCGACATGCTCACGGGCCATTTTGTAGATTTCCTCAGAGAAATAAAAGATGGGGGAGCATAGTTAACCTTATAAAGAGACATGGTGACCTTATTGAACTGCATTAGTGGAAAAGCATCAGCTGGTGTTCCCACGAGGCACACTCCCAAAATCCTTTTACGGGACAGTGAATCAACAAATTGATCCAGAGTGCCTTTTTCCACTAGCGAAATACCCTTTGTGTAAAAAGATTAGTAGCGTGTCTAAAgaatgtgcttgtgtgtgtgtgtgcatttgtgtgtttcttcTAGGCTGGATGAAGAAGCTCAGAAGAGGGCAGATGCTGAAAATAACCTTACAGCCTTCCGCAAGGTAAACACAGTTTACTACGTTGAAAGACACAaagagatagatagacagatatTTTTCATGACTTcagtcctggaacttttctgacacTTCTGCTAATATCTGAATACCTGAATATGTGGCATCACCTGTTCTGAgatgaatacatttaatatatatgtatcattatttaaaaaaaaaaaaaaacaacatttctttTGTACTGCAGAATGTTTGCCTTTATAGAATATCCTGCATAATATGGACGCGCGCAATgactattttaatttttaaaaaaaacaggatgtGGATGATGCCACATTATCCCGTCTGGAGCTGGAGAGGAAGATCGAGTCCCTAATGGATGAAATTGAATTCCTCAAGAAGATGCACGATGAAGTACGTGCAAATCATACatatgacttcttttttttaactcttcTGTCCTTGAAGCATTATTTAAATGAGCTttgaacatttgatttcattttgataATCAGTTACTAAAAATGTGAGTGCTCGTCGTGACATGGCTCAacaatttcctttttcttgaTATTTTAGGAAATCCAGGACGTTCAAGTGACCGTGCAAACCCAGCAGTTGAGGATGGAGACAGTGGACCACGCCACCCGACCTGATCTCACTGGTGCTCTGAGGGACATCAGGGCCCAGTATGAAACCATTGCGACAAAGAACATGCAAGAATCTGAGGAGTGGTACAAGTCCAAGGTTGGCAACAACACACGtagacacaaaacacacactcaaagaTGCACTAATGATTGTATTGTTATCGTCGTGTGTAGTTTGCAGATTTGACTGAATCTGCCAAGCGCAATGGTGACGCTCTGAAGCAGTCCAAGCAGGAGGCCTCAGAGTCCCGAAGGCAGATCCAGTCCCTGAACTGTGAGATTGATGCATTGAAGAACACGGTGAGGAGAACATTTTATCTTGACCTCAGATGACATGAgctgccccatataaccatCTCACCGCATGATTCCAGAATGAAGCACTCCTGAGGCAGATGCGTGACATGGAGGATCAGTTTGGCAATGAAATCGCAAGCTACCAAGACAACGTCGGCAGACTGGAGGACGAGATCCGTCACCTGAAGGACGAGATGGCTCGTCACCTCCGGGAGTACCAGGACCTCCTCAATGTCAAGATGGCTCTGGACATTGAAATTGCGACTTATCGTAAACTGCTGGAAGGGGAGGAGAGCAGGTGAGCTTGGGCTTGTTTTAGTTTTAATGATATTTAACAGCAAATGAGTGGCCTGAAACTTTGGTTGCATTTCTTCTTCAGGATCACCATGCCTCTCCTCAATATAGGCATGGCAAATCACTTTGGTGAACgtggtgagttttttttttgttttgttcagaaAGCAGACAATTAAGTTCTCAACTGCtagaagttgttgtttttaccaCTGTAAATGAAGGTCACGCGGGTTAAACTCATTAATAGACCAAAATAAATACGGTTAGCAGGGTTAGCGATACTCTGTACTATTTCATATAACTCTGAAAAAGTCTGCAACCCTTGTGAGAATTAGAACAAttcacaaaatggatggatagatattAACTGCAGTAAATTGTATTTCAGATTTTGAACCCAGACCAGAGAGTGGCACCAAGAAGACTGTCGTGATAAAGACAGTTGAGACTAGAGACGGACAGGTATAGATAATAATATTGTATTCAAAAGAACCTCTTACTCATATTCGCAGTGCTCTAACCTGTCAAAACCTTAACGGTATTACCATAATTGTCTCATCAGGTGGTGAAGGAATCCAAGACTGAGAGAGATTCGGGCCACAGTGATAAAGATGACAAGGACAACTGAGAGGAACCTGACTTGATAATGTGAAGGCCTGTGCCATTAGAAGAGCTAAAAAgcataagaataaaaaaaaaaaagagtaaaacTCCTTAGTGTTTCATTGTCTAGCAAAGAGTAATAAAATGTAGGTGCAAAGTGAAATCAATACATTTTGACTGGTGTGTCACTTGGTGCTATTGCAGCCACCCAGCTATGTCATCTGTGTGACAAAGCAGAACTGTAACTCGAACAGCATACCAGATGAGGCCTTCATTTGCAGTGCAATCTCATGGCATCCTTTGATGGCCACATTTGTAGCTTGTTATGTGGAAAATAGAATAGCCTCAATTTGCATTATTGCTTTACATACCATCCTCAGTAAATAGAAAAATCTCCTTCCAGGAGGGCTTTGCTGTCCACATCTATTGACTATatcgaaaaaagaagaaaaatgtgaaacatggggggaaaaagtgatgggaaaaaatgtaatgtcCGAGCTTTGAATGGCTGTGTGATTTAACACAATGAAGCGCCACAtaattgcaaataaattaaccTTGAGCAAGTCTTATGTTTCTGTCGATTGCTTCAtgtgaattttatttcattttgacatttttaattaaaaacttTGAGATTTTATTGTCAAAGTAATAtactgtgctgtgctgtgtagTACTGTacagttttgtttaaaaatggtAGTTGAGTAATCCAGACGCTAGATGGCAGTAATGCGTAATTTTGGGCTTTCCACTCACTTTGAAAATCCCAAGAAGAACACCACACAATGATGACATCCGGTTTCGTTCGCTTCTTGGCGCCAAATTTGCAAAGCTGATGGCAGGTCTTGCTCCTACATTTACTAGTAGTAACTAGGTAACTAGTTTAGCATGACACACTTTTCTTGATAATATTTCTTACATTGTGAAGCTTCGCAGTTGACACCACCAGGGAACGAATTAAACGACTACTACTACGTGAGtaaaaaacttgttttatgCTACTACATGGATGATGTAAAGTAAACAGTCACTGGTCACATTAGGTTCCAAAGCTCGATATTGTAAAAG
Encoded proteins:
- the prph gene encoding peripherin translates to MSHSSMQSSTSYRRTFGSPHPIPMSSYSSVSSRPSVGGGRYMRSVSPMVSSRSTTYHQQRSRSSVQPQRLTFDKVDFTMAEAINQEFLTTRSNEKAELQELNDRFASFIEKVRYLEQQNGALQQELTQYKGQHQQGQANRATEIFQDELREMRRQMDAIGKERDQYQLERDNLAEDLGLLKQRLDEEAQKRADAENNLTAFRKDVDDATLSRLELERKIESLMDEIEFLKKMHDEEIQDVQVTVQTQQLRMETVDHATRPDLTGALRDIRAQYETIATKNMQESEEWYKSKFADLTESAKRNGDALKQSKQEASESRRQIQSLNCEIDALKNTNEALLRQMRDMEDQFGNEIASYQDNVGRLEDEIRHLKDEMARHLREYQDLLNVKMALDIEIATYRKLLEGEESRITMPLLNIGMANHFGERDFEPRPESGTKKTVVIKTVETRDGQVVKESKTERDSGHSDKDDKDN